The following nucleotide sequence is from Acetivibrio cellulolyticus CD2.
TTGCTTATCTCTACATTTTTGTCCGTGATGGATATTGTAATTCCCCGGGAAATGTCCAGATAGTCACGGTGCACAAGAGCATTCGCTATTACTTCTTCCAGCGCTTCAAACGGATATTTCTTAACATTAACAATATTTCTTAGATAATTAGATACATCGTCTAACATGGTAAGAATATTCCCATAGAACATTTTCACTTCACCCATGTTTATCACTTTTATATAGACATGCGGCAGATAGATTGAGGGATTCTTACCAAATAGCAAAAGTCCCCCTATTGTAGGGTGATATCCTTCATCCTCAACCTTCTGCCCTATTATTCCCAATGCTTCAAGGATTATTTCGCTTGGGTTGTCACTGATTACATTTAAAGTCATGAAAAAATTGCGCACAAGATTAAAATCAATCTCTTCCATGCAAACATTCTTTAAAATAACAGTCTCATAAGTCATAAGACCATATTCCTGAAAAAGATTGGCTAATTCATTTCTTCTGGCAAAGTCAGTGGTTGACCCACGCCTTACATAAAATGCTCCATTCTGGATCATCTGGTGAGGCTGATGATGACTTTTATAAACAGTCAGGACAGCTAACGTTTTCCCCTCATAGTTTATAAAGTCCAGTGAAATGGGAATAGGCGGATCACACCTGTTATATATTGTTTGCTGAATCTGTTCTTCTTTGTAATCAGGTGGAACTATCCCAAGTATCCTCTTGGTCTTGTCCTCTACTCCAAAAACAATATAACCCCTTCCACCTCTGGAATTTGCCATCGCTATAACGTCTTTTGTCAGTTCTTTCTTTTCGCTTTCTGTGGATAAA
It contains:
- a CDS encoding RNA-binding domain-containing protein codes for the protein MDKYKLERLLKQEEGPKLDFKASLNLSTESEKKELTKDVIAMANSRGGRGYIVFGVEDKTKRILGIVPPDYKEEQIQQTIYNRCDPPIPISLDFINYEGKTLAVLTVYKSHHQPHQMIQNGAFYVRRGSTTDFARRNELANLFQEYGLMTYETVILKNVCMEEIDFNLVRNFFMTLNVISDNPSEIILEALGIIGQKVEDEGYHPTIGGLLLFGKNPSIYLPHVYIKVINMGEVKMFYGNILTMLDDVSNYLRNIVNVKKYPFEALEEVIANALVHRDYLDISRGITISITDKNVEISNPGALIAENSVYKFIRENNPDRRNSWLYQRLLTLDSKKRFMKSGMGMTRVKNAFKDIGKVKFVNIGSQNLFKVILPPFFGS